The following proteins are co-located in the Aquarana catesbeiana isolate 2022-GZ linkage group LG02, ASM4218655v1, whole genome shotgun sequence genome:
- the SYNC gene encoding syncoilin isoform X1 has product MSSTEEEGENSQGGREIPEPSPSSPDTGGFISLEDLGARFQFCIAAVEELERERDELISELTLLRDPSLEAVQRAHEEVVEAFGQCARVELERDTLREEIKGIRCRLFRVTKECVACQYQLENRRQELAQRKAEREELEVLAARLTEELSQLRDTFTQQREGEELRLRAPHTRRVSHEIQERRRLSADLQSLTEEQHNSLQDEYGPKLLQLLERVERGAQAVKDKQEELLRMREQIRPLQGEACYLQAQKYNLQEQILLKKKKRGEEALLYREQLQDLEDRRREIKISVQLQEHQNKELEELRKSLAKELAVYKYVPSSQGIIGDILKYMDRFSNL; this is encoded by the exons ATGTCCAGTACAGAGGAGGAAGGAGAAAACTCCCAAGGAGGGAG GGAGATTCCTGAGCCCAGTCCCTCTTCTCCAGATACTGGAGGATTTATATCCCTAGAAGACTTGGGAGCAAGATTTCAGTTTTGTATTGCTGCTGTAGAGGAACTGGAAAGGGAACGTGATGAACTCATAAGTGAACTCACTTTGCTACGGGATCCTTCTTTAGAGGCTGTACAGAGGGCACATGAGGAAGTAGTGGAGGCCTTTGGACAATGTGCCCGTGTCGAGCTTGAGAGGGACACTCTAAGGGAAGAAATAAAGGGAATACGCTGTAGGCTCTTCCGTGTAACCAAGGAATGTGTGGCATGTCAATACCAACTTGAAAATCGCAGACAAGAGCTAGCTCAGAGAAAAGCAGAAAGAGAAGAGCTAGAAGTTCTTGCAGCCCGCTTGACAGAGGAGCTTTCTCAACTCCGGGACACCTTTACGCAGCAAAGAGAAGGAGAAGAGCTTCGCCTTAGAGCTCCACACACCAGGCGGGTCTCACATGAAATCCAAGAGAGAAGGAGACTGTCTGCAGATCTGCAAAGTTTGACTGAGGAACAACACAATTCTTTGCAAGATGAGTATGGACCTAAACTGCTACAACTGTTGGAGCGTGTTGAAAGGGGAGCACAAGCTGTCAAAGATAAACAGGAAGAATTGCTGAGAATGAGAGAACAGATCAGACCACTGCAAGGGGAAGCATGTTATCTGCAGGCACAGAAATACAACCTACAGGAGCAAATTCTTCTTAAGAAAAAGAAGCGGGGAGAAGAAGCACTGCTTTATAGG GAACAGCTGCAAGATCTGGAAGATAGAAGGAGAGAGATCAAAATTTCAGTCCAGCTGCAAGAACATCAGAACAAAGAACTTGAAGAGCTGCGCAAAAGTCTTGCAAAGGAACTAGCAGTCTACAAGTATGTTCCATCCAGCCAAGGAATCATAG
- the SYNC gene encoding syncoilin isoform X2, which produces MSSTEEEGENSQGGREIPEPSPSSPDTGGFISLEDLGARFQFCIAAVEELERERDELISELTLLRDPSLEAVQRAHEEVVEAFGQCARVELERDTLREEIKGIRCRLFRVTKECVACQYQLENRRQELAQRKAEREELEVLAARLTEELSQLRDTFTQQREGEELRLRAPHTRRVSHEIQERRRLSADLQSLTEEQHNSLQDEYGPKLLQLLERVERGAQAVKDKQEELLRMREQIRPLQGEACYLQAQKYNLQEQILLKKKKRGEEALLYREQLQDLEDRRREIKISVQLQEHQNKELEELRKSLAKELAVYKGYLEIYGQIFKSVTKRE; this is translated from the exons ATGTCCAGTACAGAGGAGGAAGGAGAAAACTCCCAAGGAGGGAG GGAGATTCCTGAGCCCAGTCCCTCTTCTCCAGATACTGGAGGATTTATATCCCTAGAAGACTTGGGAGCAAGATTTCAGTTTTGTATTGCTGCTGTAGAGGAACTGGAAAGGGAACGTGATGAACTCATAAGTGAACTCACTTTGCTACGGGATCCTTCTTTAGAGGCTGTACAGAGGGCACATGAGGAAGTAGTGGAGGCCTTTGGACAATGTGCCCGTGTCGAGCTTGAGAGGGACACTCTAAGGGAAGAAATAAAGGGAATACGCTGTAGGCTCTTCCGTGTAACCAAGGAATGTGTGGCATGTCAATACCAACTTGAAAATCGCAGACAAGAGCTAGCTCAGAGAAAAGCAGAAAGAGAAGAGCTAGAAGTTCTTGCAGCCCGCTTGACAGAGGAGCTTTCTCAACTCCGGGACACCTTTACGCAGCAAAGAGAAGGAGAAGAGCTTCGCCTTAGAGCTCCACACACCAGGCGGGTCTCACATGAAATCCAAGAGAGAAGGAGACTGTCTGCAGATCTGCAAAGTTTGACTGAGGAACAACACAATTCTTTGCAAGATGAGTATGGACCTAAACTGCTACAACTGTTGGAGCGTGTTGAAAGGGGAGCACAAGCTGTCAAAGATAAACAGGAAGAATTGCTGAGAATGAGAGAACAGATCAGACCACTGCAAGGGGAAGCATGTTATCTGCAGGCACAGAAATACAACCTACAGGAGCAAATTCTTCTTAAGAAAAAGAAGCGGGGAGAAGAAGCACTGCTTTATAGG GAACAGCTGCAAGATCTGGAAGATAGAAGGAGAGAGATCAAAATTTCAGTCCAGCTGCAAGAACATCAGAACAAAGAACTTGAAGAGCTGCGCAAAAGTCTTGCAAAGGAACTAGCAGTCTACAA
- the SYNC gene encoding syncoilin isoform X3, producing MSSTEEEGENSQGGREIPEPSPSSPDTGGFISLEDLGARFQFCIAAVEELERERDELISELTLLRDPSLEAVQRAHEEVVEAFGQCARVELERDTLREEIKGIRCRLFRVTKECVACQYQLENRRQELAQRKAEREELEVLAARLTEELSQLRDTFTQQREGEELRLRAPHTRRVSHEIQERRRLSADLQSLTEEQHNSLQDEYGPKLLQLLERVERGAQAVKDKQEELLRMREQIRPLQGEACYLQAQKYNLQEQILLKKKKRGEEALLYREQLQDLEDRRREIKISVQLQEHQNKELEELRKSLAKELAVYKLWQAPL from the exons ATGTCCAGTACAGAGGAGGAAGGAGAAAACTCCCAAGGAGGGAG GGAGATTCCTGAGCCCAGTCCCTCTTCTCCAGATACTGGAGGATTTATATCCCTAGAAGACTTGGGAGCAAGATTTCAGTTTTGTATTGCTGCTGTAGAGGAACTGGAAAGGGAACGTGATGAACTCATAAGTGAACTCACTTTGCTACGGGATCCTTCTTTAGAGGCTGTACAGAGGGCACATGAGGAAGTAGTGGAGGCCTTTGGACAATGTGCCCGTGTCGAGCTTGAGAGGGACACTCTAAGGGAAGAAATAAAGGGAATACGCTGTAGGCTCTTCCGTGTAACCAAGGAATGTGTGGCATGTCAATACCAACTTGAAAATCGCAGACAAGAGCTAGCTCAGAGAAAAGCAGAAAGAGAAGAGCTAGAAGTTCTTGCAGCCCGCTTGACAGAGGAGCTTTCTCAACTCCGGGACACCTTTACGCAGCAAAGAGAAGGAGAAGAGCTTCGCCTTAGAGCTCCACACACCAGGCGGGTCTCACATGAAATCCAAGAGAGAAGGAGACTGTCTGCAGATCTGCAAAGTTTGACTGAGGAACAACACAATTCTTTGCAAGATGAGTATGGACCTAAACTGCTACAACTGTTGGAGCGTGTTGAAAGGGGAGCACAAGCTGTCAAAGATAAACAGGAAGAATTGCTGAGAATGAGAGAACAGATCAGACCACTGCAAGGGGAAGCATGTTATCTGCAGGCACAGAAATACAACCTACAGGAGCAAATTCTTCTTAAGAAAAAGAAGCGGGGAGAAGAAGCACTGCTTTATAGG GAACAGCTGCAAGATCTGGAAGATAGAAGGAGAGAGATCAAAATTTCAGTCCAGCTGCAAGAACATCAGAACAAAGAACTTGAAGAGCTGCGCAAAAGTCTTGCAAAGGAACTAGCAGTCTACAA gctatGGCAAGCTCCTTTGTGA